In Solanum stenotomum isolate F172 chromosome 6, ASM1918654v1, whole genome shotgun sequence, one DNA window encodes the following:
- the LOC125867041 gene encoding nuclear transcription factor Y subunit B-10-like codes for MDNGNHVGGSGNGGFHSYCRSPQPTPAHSPSSDMDMSLELPAHLNQEVVEIIIQEQDRFIPNVARIMHSTHPPHAKISDDAKRTMYECISEFICFVTYEANAHCQREQRNTITDEDVHWVINKFGFDDYIEPFPLYFPRCREDDGGECGSLIGESLLKRPMVDTHHQFVYPPPVGNGDMQGNASNGSTSQCAVASVDSDVEAPTEEGNE; via the exons ATGGATAATGGTAATCATGTTGGTGGTTCAGGAAATGGAGGATTTCATAGCTATTGCAGATCTCCACAACCAACCCCTGCACATTCCCCTTCCTCTG ATATGGACATGAGCCTGGAACTGCCTGCTCATCTCAACCAGGAAGTTGTTGAAATCATCATTCAGGAGCAAGACCGATTCATACCAAACGTGGCCAGAATCATGCATAGCACCCATCCTCCCCATGCCAAGATATCCGATGATGCCAAACGGACCATGTACGAATGTATCTCTGAGTTTATATGCTTTGTAACATATGAAGCCAACGCTCATTGCCAGCGTGAGCAGCGGAACACCATCACTGATGAAGACGTGCATTGGGTCATTAACAAGTTTGGTTTTGATGACTACATTGAACCCTTTCCTTTGTACTTTCCTCGTTGTCGTGAGGATGATGGTGGCGAGTGTGGATCCCTTATAGGGGAGTCTTTGTTGAAGCGTCCAATGGTTGATAC TCATCACCAATTTGTGTATCCACCACCAGTGGGAAATGGTGATATGCAGGGTAATGCATCAAATGGAAGTACTTCTCAGTGTGCAGTGGCTTCAGTGGATAGTGACGTTGAGGCTCCTACGGAGGAGGGTAATGAGTGA
- the LOC125868793 gene encoding uncharacterized protein LOC125868793 encodes MKWGHVQVEYELPHISDHSPMFLQVTDEPRGGRLPFKFFNVWVDHPNFLTLVLKVWRQPVNKKGMEKIWYKLKLLKSLLKDLNIKEFKNVRSNTVKAREELKRGQIELHAQYSDLLLNQEKRPLHNLEKWSMIEESILKQKSRITWIKLGDSISKYFSAVMKERTHKKLIGNIQALNGCKLQDPKAIQQEIISFYQSPMGASQNRLPAVDRRIMKLGPILVHQQQLDLCEEITDQEILEGLRSIDDDKSPGIDGYTSCFFKKAWQMVKDDICSAVREFFITGAMCKAINCTSITLVPKIPSPVTVKDYRPIACCTVLYKIIAKIITSRMQKIMPCIICEAQTGFIPGDPISPYIFAIVMEYLSKNLNNLKTEKSFKFHPRCSKLGVTHLYFADDLLLFSKGDPYSVAAIHKAFMNFSKASSLQENMNKSSVYFRGVAQAEKDKILQLLGYTQGELLGIPLSTKKLTLLQWQPLIEKIVRRITSWTAKKLSYAGRVQLVQSVIFGIQAYWAQLFLLPTKLGGLNLPNLHLWNQAAIAKLHWDLANKQDRLWNRWINAYYIKKQDLATMVIPSSACWMVRKIMGARIILEKLHIIVQPGRSLTRSMYLQLLGELPRVRWKGLIFQNQARPKATFTLWLCLQGKMLTAERLNKWGLNVDPTCVRAMQVLF; translated from the exons ATGAAATGGGGACATGTCCAAGTTGAATATGAATTACCTCACATCTCAGATCACTCTCCCATGTTTCTACAAGTAACTGATGAACCTCGAGGGGGTAGGTTGccattcaaattttttaatgtatggGTTGATCATCCTAATTTCTTGACATTGGTACTTAAGGTATGGAGGCAACCAGTGAACAAGAAAGGTATGGAAAAGATTTGGTATAAACTAAAGCTATTGAAGTCATTGCTCAAAGACCTTAATATTAAGGAATTCAAGAATGTAAGGAGCAACACTGTTAAGGCAAGAGAAGAGCTCAAAAGAGGTCAGATAGAACTACATGCACAATATTCTGATCTGTTACTCAACCAAGAAAAGAGGCCGTTGCATAACTTAGAGAAGTGGTCTATGATTGAAGAAAGTATCCTCAAGCAGAAGTCCAGGATTACTTGGATCAAACTAGGGGATTCCATATCAAAGTACTTCTCAGCAGTTATGAAAGAAAGAACTCATAAGAAGTTGATTGGTAATATTCAGGCCTTAAATGGCTGCAAATTACAAGATCCCAAAGCCATTCAGCAAGAAATCATATCCTTTTATCAGAGTCCAATGGGAGCTTCTCAAAATAGACTACCAGCAGTGGATAGGAGAATAATGAAACTAGGCCCCATACTTGTGCATCAACAACAACTGGATTTGTGCGAGGAAATCACTGATCAAGAAATTTTGGAGGGACTAAGAAGCATAGATGATGATAAGTCTCCAGGTATTGATGGTTACACATCATGTTTCTTCAAAAAGGCTTGGCAGATGGTTAAAGATGATATATGTTCAGCAGTGAGAGAGTTCTTCATTACAGGGGCAATGTGTAAGGCTATAAACTGCACCTCTATCACTTTGGTGCCCAAAATACCTAGTCCAGTGACTGTGAAAGACTATAGACCAATTGCTTGTTGTACTGTTCTCTATAAAATTATTGCCAAAATTATTACTTCCAGAATGCAGAAGATTATGCCTTGTATTATTTGTGAAGCTCAAACTGGTTTTATACCG GGAGATCCAATCTCTCCTTACATATTTGCCATAGTTATGGAATACCTTAGCAAGAACCTCAATAACTTGAAGACTGagaaaagtttcaaatttcatCCTAGATGCTCTAAGTTGGGAGTTACTCATTTATATTTTGCTGATGATCTCCTTCTCTTCTCCAAAGGTGATCCATACTCGGTTGCGGCTATACACAAAGCATTTATGAACTTTTCTAAGGCATCAAGCTTACAAGAAAATATGAACAAGAGTTCAGTATATTTTAGGGGCGTGGCACAAGCTGAGAAAGACAAGATCCTCCAACTACTAGGTTATACACAAGGAGAGCTTCTAGGAATACCATTGTCAACAAAAAAGCTGACCCTGCTACAATGGCAACCCTTGATTGAGAAAATTGTTAGGCGAATCACCTCATGGACTGCAAAGAAATTATCTTATGCGGGAAGAGTACAACTGGTTCAAAGTGTTATATTTGGTATTCAAGCCTACTGGgctcaattatttttactaCCTACTAAG TTGGGGGGGCTTAACTTGCCTAACTTACATCTATGGAATCAAGCTGCTATAGCCAAACTTCACTGGGATCTAGCTAACAAACAGGATAGATTGTGGAACAGGTGGATAAATGCCTATTATATCAAAAAGCAGGACTTGGCTACTATGGTAATTCCTAGCAGTGCGTGTTGGATGGTGAGGAAAATTATGGGGGCTCGGATAATCTTGGAGAAATTGCATATCATTGTTCAACCTGGCCGAAGTTTGACGAGAAGTATGTACCTACAACTGCTAGGGGAACTACCACGAGTTAGATGGAAGGGACTTATATTCCAAAACCAGGCTCGACCAAAAGCTACATTCACGTTGTGGTTATGCCTTCAAGGAAAGATGCTGACGGCTGAAAGACTGAATAAATGGGGACTAAATGTTGATCCTACTTGTGTGCGTGCTATGCAGGTCCTCTTTTGA
- the LOC125868794 gene encoding uncharacterized protein LOC125868794, with translation MSKFRFDDNIEPLTLYLPHYREDDGGEHGSLRKKSFLKRPMVNADLGCIIMPYHLPPNFPMAHHHFVYPPPMENGDMHWDASNGSTSQCVVDSDVEFPAEGVKE, from the coding sequence ATGAGCAAGTTTCGTTTTGATGACAACATTGAACCCTTGACTTTGTACTTGCCTCATTATCGTGAGGATGATGGTGGTGAGCATGGATCCCTGAGAAAGAAGTCTTTTCTGAAGCGTCCAATGGTTAATGCCGATTTAGGATGCATCATCATGCCCTATCATCTGCCTCCTAATTTTCCTATGGCTCATCACCACTTTGTGTATCCACCACCAATGGAAAATGGTGACATGCATTGGGATGCATCAAATGGAAGCACTTCTCAATGTGTAGTGGATAGTGATGTTGAGTTTCCTGCGGAGGGGGTTAAGGAGTGA